One window of Thalassovita mediterranea genomic DNA carries:
- the aroB gene encoding 3-dehydroquinate synthase yields the protein MTETTTALHSVRVDLGARSYDIKIGAGLIESAGATLAPLTRQPRVFVLTDGTVGGLYAGALEKSLSAEGLDMRLKAVSPGEGAKSWAILGEVLDWLLSEGAGRDDVLVALGGGIVGDLTGLAASLMKRGMTFVQVPTTLLAQVDSSVGGKTAVNASQGKNLIGAFYQPALVLADTGLLASLPERERLAGYAEIVKYALIDDPAFFDWLESHGRDVVALKQEALAEAVAVSCRAKARIVSQDERESGVRALLNLGHTFGHALEAVNGFRDTLLHGEAVAAGMALALRYSARLGLMDVADAQRAEALLEKAGLVTQLNRVPGGPYTSSALVEAMKQDKKGRAGKIPLILARGLGQAFILPDADLADVGEFLEGELQRS from the coding sequence ATGACTGAAACAACGACCGCCCTTCATTCGGTGCGCGTCGATCTTGGCGCGCGCAGCTATGACATCAAGATCGGCGCTGGCCTGATCGAGAGCGCAGGCGCAACGCTCGCGCCTCTGACCCGGCAGCCACGCGTTTTCGTGCTGACCGACGGAACGGTCGGCGGGCTCTATGCAGGCGCGCTCGAAAAAAGCCTGAGCGCCGAAGGCCTCGATATGCGCCTCAAGGCCGTGTCTCCTGGTGAGGGCGCAAAGAGCTGGGCAATTCTTGGCGAAGTGCTGGACTGGCTCCTGTCAGAAGGCGCTGGCCGGGACGACGTACTCGTCGCCCTTGGCGGCGGCATCGTGGGGGATCTGACAGGCCTCGCCGCCTCGCTGATGAAGCGCGGCATGACCTTCGTTCAGGTGCCGACGACTCTCCTTGCCCAGGTCGATAGCTCTGTCGGCGGCAAGACCGCCGTAAACGCGTCGCAGGGCAAAAACCTCATCGGCGCCTTCTACCAGCCTGCGCTCGTGCTCGCAGATACCGGCCTGCTCGCCTCCCTGCCGGAAAGAGAGCGTCTCGCGGGCTATGCCGAAATCGTGAAATACGCGCTGATTGACGACCCCGCCTTCTTCGACTGGCTTGAAAGCCATGGCCGCGATGTCGTCGCACTGAAGCAGGAGGCACTGGCTGAAGCGGTCGCCGTATCCTGCCGCGCCAAAGCGCGCATCGTCTCACAGGATGAGCGCGAATCCGGCGTCCGCGCGCTCCTCAATCTGGGTCATACCTTCGGCCACGCGCTGGAGGCTGTGAACGGGTTTCGCGACACCCTCCTGCACGGCGAAGCTGTTGCCGCGGGCATGGCGCTCGCCCTTCGCTATTCTGCGCGCCTCGGCCTGATGGACGTGGCAGACGCACAACGCGCTGAAGCGCTGCTTGAAAAAGCAGGCCTCGTGACACAATTGAACCGCGTGCCAGGGGGTCCATACACATCCAGTGCGCTCGTCGAAGCGATGAAGCAGGACAAGAAGGGCCGCGCCGGAAAGATTCCGCTCATTCTTGCGCGCGGTCTCGGTCAGGCCTTTATCCTGCCAGACGCCGATCTCGCCGATGTCGGCGAATTCTTAGAAGGGGAGCTCCAGCGGAGCTAA
- a CDS encoding HlyC/CorC family transporter: MIIGTFIAILCLLGMSAFFSGSETALTAASRTRMHQLERDGDKRAAKVTTLISDREKLIGAILLGNNLVNILASALATTLFASLLPGAAGVAVATAVMTILVLIFAEVLPKTYAITRADRMAMSVAKPISWLVAGAAWVVTIIQSIVNFTLRMIGASAPDADFTAEEEIRGAIDYHHFEGGVDEADRHRLVGALDLKDMTVEEVMIHRKNITMLDGTLPSGEIIRQALKSPHTRIPLYQADDDEITGILHVKDLLRAVVHHKGNIDGLDLTELLREPWFVPETTPLQDQLDLFLKERNHFALVIDEYGELQGLLTLEDILEEIVGDIRDEHDVPVQGVRPQSDGSVITEGWVTIRDLNRATGWQLPDEEAVTVAGLVIHEAQTIPEPGQRFAFHGHRFDIIRKTRNQITGLRVAPMPEEPEDD, from the coding sequence ATGATTATTGGAACATTTATCGCCATCCTCTGCCTGCTCGGGATGTCGGCTTTCTTTTCAGGCTCTGAGACAGCCCTTACGGCCGCCTCACGCACCCGGATGCACCAGCTTGAGCGTGACGGCGACAAGCGCGCTGCCAAGGTCACAACGCTGATTTCAGATCGCGAGAAGCTGATCGGGGCAATCCTGCTCGGCAACAACCTCGTTAACATTCTCGCCTCGGCGCTGGCGACGACGCTATTCGCTTCGCTCCTGCCGGGCGCGGCAGGTGTGGCGGTCGCCACCGCTGTGATGACCATTCTGGTTCTCATCTTTGCCGAAGTCCTGCCAAAGACCTACGCAATCACGCGCGCAGACCGCATGGCAATGTCGGTCGCAAAGCCGATCTCCTGGCTCGTCGCTGGCGCGGCATGGGTCGTCACTATCATCCAGAGCATCGTGAACTTCACCCTGCGCATGATTGGCGCAAGCGCGCCTGACGCGGACTTCACCGCCGAAGAAGAAATCCGCGGCGCCATCGACTACCACCACTTTGAAGGCGGCGTGGACGAAGCTGACCGCCACCGTCTCGTCGGCGCGCTCGACCTCAAGGACATGACCGTCGAAGAGGTCATGATCCACCGCAAGAACATCACCATGCTGGACGGCACCCTCCCCTCCGGTGAGATCATCCGCCAGGCGCTGAAAAGCCCGCACACCCGCATCCCGCTCTATCAGGCCGATGATGACGAGATTACGGGCATCCTTCACGTGAAGGACCTGCTGCGCGCGGTCGTCCATCACAAGGGCAATATCGACGGGCTCGACCTGACGGAGCTGCTACGTGAACCCTGGTTCGTGCCGGAAACGACGCCGCTACAGGACCAGCTCGACCTCTTCCTGAAAGAGCGCAATCACTTCGCCCTCGTCATCGACGAGTATGGCGAACTCCAGGGCCTGCTGACGCTGGAAGACATTCTCGAAGAGATTGTTGGCGATATCCGCGATGAGCACGACGTGCCGGTTCAGGGTGTGCGTCCACAATCAGACGGATCGGTCATTACCGAAGGCTGGGTAACTATTCGCGATCTGAACCGCGCAACGGGCTGGCAGCTGCCAGACGAGGAAGCCGTCACTGTGGCCGGGCTCGTCATCCACGAAGCCCAGACCATCCCGGAACCGGGCCAGCGCTTTGCCTTTCACGGCCACCGCTTCGACATCATCCGCAAGACCCGCAACCAGATCACGGGCCTGCGGGTCGCCCCCATGCCGGAAGAGCCTGAGGACGACTGA
- a CDS encoding 3-hydroxybutyrate dehydrogenase: MLHSGKTALITGSTSGIGKAVARALAKEGANVILNGLTKPGEDEKLVEDFKSEFGVDVGFSGADLTDPKAIEGLIGYAQRDFGGVDILVNNAGVQHVAPVDEFPVEKWNLIIALNLSAAFHTTRLVMGQMKEKGWGRIINTASAHALVASPFKSAYVAAKHGIAGLTKVVALEGAQHGVRCNAICPGYVHTPLVDAQIADTAKARGISEEEVKQNVLLAAQPTKEFVTVEQVGAMAVFLTSPAANQINGALMQMDGGWVAQ, encoded by the coding sequence ATGTTGCACAGCGGGAAAACGGCACTCATCACCGGTTCAACCAGCGGTATCGGCAAGGCCGTTGCCAGGGCGCTGGCGAAAGAGGGGGCGAATGTCATCCTGAATGGCCTCACCAAGCCGGGCGAGGACGAGAAACTCGTAGAGGACTTCAAGTCGGAATTTGGCGTCGATGTTGGCTTTTCTGGCGCTGACCTGACCGACCCCAAGGCGATTGAGGGCCTGATCGGATACGCGCAGCGCGATTTTGGCGGTGTCGATATTCTGGTCAATAATGCGGGCGTCCAGCACGTTGCGCCGGTCGATGAATTTCCGGTCGAGAAGTGGAATCTCATCATCGCGCTGAATTTGAGCGCGGCGTTTCACACGACGCGTCTCGTTATGGGACAGATGAAGGAGAAAGGCTGGGGGCGCATCATCAATACGGCGAGTGCCCACGCGCTGGTCGCGTCGCCCTTCAAGTCAGCCTATGTCGCGGCCAAGCACGGAATTGCAGGCCTGACCAAAGTTGTTGCGCTGGAAGGGGCCCAGCACGGCGTGCGCTGTAACGCGATTTGCCCCGGCTATGTCCACACGCCGCTTGTCGATGCGCAGATTGCCGATACCGCCAAAGCGCGCGGTATCAGTGAGGAAGAGGTCAAGCAGAACGTCCTGCTGGCGGCACAGCCGACCAAAGAGTTTGTGACGGTTGAGCAGGTCGGTGCAATGGCGGTGTTCCTGACGAGCCCCGCCGCGAACCAGATCAATGGCGCGCTCATGCAGATGGATGGCGGCTGGGTCGCACAGTAG
- a CDS encoding DUF350 domain-containing protein — protein MGAVFQSFQEGFPTFLMWTGTAGLMLIVAVAIYILLTPWKELALVRGGNGTAGLALSGAIVGLAIPLASCLASSVSLPDLILWGMVSLILQLLAYRFTDLLLRDLPRRIQEDEAGAAIVLIGTKLASAMLLAAGLWDPALQRLG, from the coding sequence ATGGGTGCGGTTTTTCAGTCTTTTCAGGAAGGCTTTCCGACATTCCTGATGTGGACCGGCACGGCCGGCCTCATGCTGATTGTCGCCGTGGCGATTTATATTCTGCTGACACCGTGGAAAGAGCTCGCGCTTGTGCGCGGCGGCAATGGGACTGCAGGCCTTGCCCTTTCCGGCGCGATTGTCGGCCTCGCAATTCCACTCGCATCATGCCTCGCCTCGAGTGTGTCGCTGCCTGACCTGATCCTCTGGGGCATGGTCTCGCTGATACTGCAGCTTCTTGCCTATCGCTTCACTGACCTTCTCCTGCGGGATCTGCCGCGTCGCATCCAGGAAGATGAAGCCGGCGCAGCTATCGTGCTCATCGGGACAAAGCTTGCCAGCGCCATGCTGCTCGCAGCAGGCCTCTGGGATCCAGCACTTCAGCGCCTCGGCTAA
- a CDS encoding serine protease yields the protein MRVEAPRDGIGTAFSINTDGYWLTARHVVDGCDDVWLLVAPNRYLPVRDFSVSDTNDLALLYAPPSLAPVALDISNDLRVGSYGYHVGYPQGRPGEAASRLISRSRLISRGRRTGEESVLAWAETGRTSDLEGTLGGLSGGPVYDAEGKVRGVIIAESPRRGRLYSASPETIRTFLAEQDVVPLGERPVPFEPGTYGGSADRVRQSLQVVKVACKVDEPEADS from the coding sequence GTGCGTGTGGAAGCGCCGCGCGACGGCATCGGTACCGCCTTCTCGATCAATACGGATGGCTACTGGCTGACCGCCCGCCACGTCGTCGATGGGTGCGATGATGTCTGGCTTCTCGTCGCCCCGAACCGCTATCTCCCGGTTCGCGACTTTTCTGTCTCGGACACGAATGACCTCGCGCTGCTCTATGCGCCGCCAAGCCTCGCCCCGGTCGCGCTCGACATTTCCAACGATCTTCGCGTTGGCAGCTATGGCTACCATGTCGGCTATCCGCAGGGGCGCCCCGGCGAAGCTGCCAGCCGTCTGATCTCCCGGTCCCGCCTGATCTCTCGCGGTCGCCGTACCGGTGAAGAGTCCGTGCTCGCCTGGGCTGAGACCGGTCGCACCTCTGATCTTGAAGGCACGCTTGGCGGCCTGAGCGGTGGCCCAGTTTACGACGCAGAAGGCAAGGTTCGCGGCGTCATCATCGCTGAAAGCCCCCGTCGTGGCCGCCTCTATAGCGCGTCGCCCGAAACCATCCGCACCTTCCTTGCCGAGCAGGACGTCGTCCCCCTGGGTGAACGCCCCGTTCCGTTTGAGCCAGGCACTTATGGCGGCTCTGCTGACCGCGTCCGCCAGAGCCTCCAGGTCGTGAAGGTCGCCTGCAAGGTCGACGAACCGGAAGCAGACTCATGA
- the pyrF gene encoding orotidine-5'-phosphate decarboxylase, producing the protein MNFADRLIAATDEYGPLCVGLDPHAGRIPDIFGGDTPEGVEAWGLAMVEAAKGRTGVIKPQSAFYERHGWQGMRALTRILEAARDAGLVVLMDAKRGDIGSTAEGYAAAFLAETAPFPSDALTVNPYMGVDTLEPHVKAAEANGKGVIVLARTSNPGSADFQSKSLEGAPLYERIVEALAPMIERLRGESGWSGLMLVTGATGPQEARRLRELAPDALFLVPGYGAQGAGAADAMSGFVLRGNRLSGGVVSASRSVSFPPEAQSASTLDEWRTAIAGAINAAQADLMVAATR; encoded by the coding sequence ATGAATTTCGCTGACCGGCTCATTGCAGCCACAGATGAGTATGGCCCGCTCTGCGTTGGCCTCGACCCGCATGCTGGCCGTATTCCGGACATTTTCGGCGGTGACACGCCAGAAGGCGTCGAGGCCTGGGGCCTTGCGATGGTCGAGGCTGCCAAGGGCCGCACCGGCGTCATCAAGCCTCAATCTGCCTTCTATGAGCGTCATGGCTGGCAGGGCATGCGTGCACTAACCCGCATTCTGGAAGCCGCACGCGACGCTGGCCTCGTCGTGCTTATGGACGCAAAGCGCGGCGATATCGGCTCAACCGCCGAAGGCTATGCGGCCGCATTCCTCGCCGAAACCGCGCCCTTTCCCAGCGATGCGCTGACGGTGAACCCCTATATGGGCGTCGACACGCTGGAGCCGCACGTGAAGGCAGCCGAAGCGAACGGCAAAGGCGTCATCGTCCTTGCCCGCACCTCCAATCCCGGCTCTGCCGACTTCCAGTCGAAATCGCTCGAGGGTGCGCCCCTCTATGAGCGCATCGTCGAAGCGCTCGCGCCAATGATCGAACGCCTCAGGGGCGAGAGCGGCTGGTCTGGTCTTATGCTCGTCACCGGCGCAACCGGCCCACAGGAAGCCCGCCGCCTGCGAGAGCTGGCACCCGACGCGCTTTTCCTCGTGCCAGGCTATGGCGCACAGGGCGCAGGGGCCGCAGACGCCATGAGCGGCTTTGTCCTGCGCGGAAACCGCCTTTCCGGCGGCGTAGTCAGCGCATCTCGCTCTGTCAGCTTCCCGCCAGAGGCCCAGTCTGCCTCGACCCTCGACGAGTGGCGCACCGCGATCGCAGGCGCCATCAATGCCGCGCAGGCCGATCTCATGGTCGCCGCAACGCGCTGA
- a CDS encoding PQQ-dependent dehydrogenase, methanol/ethanol family yields the protein MKPVRLVATAALSALWLTACGNPSEDAADVEAPNPPEADEASPTGAAAVDEARLSNAASTPAEWLTYNGTYEEQRHSALTNISAENISELAPAWTYELNTGRGIESTPIVVDGVMYLTSSWSVVYALDPVTGEELWVHDPEVDRAVGVKACCDVVNRGVAVYDGKVYVGVIDGRLQALDAETGEVEWSVVTVDQSKPYTITGAPRIVKGNVLIGNGGAELGVRGYLSAYDAETGDLDWRFYTVPNPNKEPDGAASDAIFAELANDTWGDDGAWVSDGGGGTVWDAIVYDEVNDQVIFGVGNGSPWNADLRDPNSDGDNLFVSSIVAVDATTGEYKWHYQTTPRDNWDYTATQHIMLADLPVGENGETRRVAMQAPKNGFFYVVDAETGELISGEPYAAINWAEGLDEDGRPIENPEARNNDPETYAGFVQVPAPYGAHNWHPMAMNPDLGLVYIPAMELGQAYITDPRFQSKPAKWNTGMDFSAGMPLRYPEGTVQALRAAAKGTLVAWDPVAQEARWTVEHGAGWNGGILSTASGIIFQGQLDGTFAAYDGATGEELWSDQLNSGALSGPMTYEVDGEQYVTITTGWGHAYGLAAGMLFKDAVPPALGKVITFKLGGEAEIPPLDTDLIVEPEPKAEPFGDEEMLEAGLIHYSRNCGVCHGLLGISSGVLPDLRWSTYTASADAWNNVVMNGALAGNGMVSFSDVLTPEDSEAIRAYVVTQAHMNREDVSNQDIQEEAVGPGMDPDADPELEADEQ from the coding sequence ATGAAACCTGTACGCCTGGTTGCGACGGCTGCGCTGTCTGCACTCTGGCTGACGGCATGCGGAAACCCGTCTGAGGACGCGGCCGATGTCGAAGCCCCAAACCCACCCGAGGCAGATGAAGCCTCTCCGACCGGCGCGGCCGCTGTCGATGAGGCCCGCCTCTCGAATGCAGCCTCAACGCCTGCCGAGTGGCTGACCTATAACGGCACCTATGAAGAGCAGCGCCACTCTGCGCTGACTAATATTTCCGCAGAGAACATCTCTGAGCTGGCGCCAGCCTGGACGTATGAGCTGAATACCGGGCGCGGTATTGAATCGACGCCGATCGTCGTCGACGGCGTGATGTACCTCACCTCCTCCTGGTCGGTCGTCTACGCACTTGATCCTGTCACCGGCGAAGAGCTCTGGGTGCACGACCCGGAAGTCGACCGCGCAGTTGGCGTGAAAGCCTGCTGCGATGTCGTAAACCGCGGTGTCGCTGTCTATGATGGCAAGGTCTATGTCGGTGTGATCGATGGCCGCCTCCAGGCCCTCGATGCCGAAACCGGCGAAGTGGAATGGAGCGTCGTCACCGTCGACCAGTCCAAGCCGTACACGATCACCGGCGCGCCGCGCATCGTCAAAGGCAATGTCCTCATCGGGAATGGCGGCGCCGAACTCGGCGTCCGTGGCTACCTTTCTGCTTATGACGCAGAGACGGGTGACCTCGACTGGCGCTTCTACACGGTGCCGAACCCGAACAAGGAACCGGACGGCGCAGCCTCCGATGCGATCTTCGCAGAACTCGCCAATGACACATGGGGCGATGATGGCGCATGGGTCAGCGATGGCGGCGGCGGCACAGTCTGGGACGCGATCGTCTATGACGAAGTGAACGACCAGGTCATCTTCGGCGTTGGCAACGGCTCTCCGTGGAACGCAGATCTGCGCGACCCGAACAGCGACGGCGACAACCTTTTTGTTTCGTCCATCGTCGCAGTCGATGCCACGACGGGTGAGTATAAGTGGCACTATCAGACCACGCCGCGCGATAACTGGGACTACACCGCCACCCAGCACATCATGCTGGCCGACCTGCCAGTGGGTGAGAACGGTGAAACCCGCCGCGTCGCCATGCAGGCGCCAAAAAACGGCTTTTTCTACGTTGTCGACGCAGAGACTGGCGAGCTGATCTCCGGTGAACCCTATGCCGCGATCAACTGGGCTGAAGGCCTCGATGAGGATGGCCGTCCGATCGAAAACCCTGAAGCGCGCAACAACGACCCCGAAACCTATGCTGGTTTCGTGCAGGTCCCTGCCCCATACGGTGCCCACAACTGGCATCCAATGGCGATGAACCCGGATCTTGGCCTCGTCTACATCCCTGCGATGGAGCTTGGTCAGGCCTACATCACAGACCCACGCTTCCAGTCGAAGCCCGCCAAGTGGAATACCGGCATGGACTTCTCCGCCGGCATGCCGCTTCGCTATCCTGAAGGTACCGTCCAGGCGCTGCGCGCAGCCGCAAAAGGCACGCTGGTGGCATGGGACCCAGTCGCTCAGGAGGCCCGCTGGACAGTTGAGCATGGTGCTGGCTGGAATGGCGGCATTCTTTCCACCGCAAGCGGCATCATCTTCCAGGGCCAGCTTGATGGCACCTTCGCAGCCTATGACGGCGCAACAGGTGAAGAACTGTGGAGCGACCAGCTCAATTCCGGCGCGCTCTCCGGTCCGATGACCTATGAGGTCGATGGCGAACAGTATGTCACCATCACGACTGGCTGGGGCCATGCCTATGGTCTCGCTGCGGGCATGCTGTTCAAGGACGCTGTGCCACCAGCACTCGGCAAGGTGATCACCTTCAAGCTTGGCGGCGAAGCTGAAATCCCGCCACTCGATACCGATCTCATCGTCGAACCAGAGCCAAAGGCAGAGCCTTTTGGTGACGAAGAGATGCTGGAGGCCGGCCTTATCCACTACTCGCGCAACTGCGGCGTCTGTCACGGTCTGCTCGGCATCAGCTCCGGCGTGCTGCCAGATCTTCGCTGGTCGACCTACACGGCGAGCGCGGATGCCTGGAACAATGTCGTGATGAATGGTGCCCTCGCCGGCAATGGCATGGTGTCCTTCAGCGACGTCCTGACACCAGAAGACTCCGAAGCGATCCGTGCCTATGTCGTGACCCAGGCGCACATGAACCGCGAGGATGTCAGCAATCAGGATATCCAGGAAGAAGCTGTCGGCCCCGGAATGGACCCGGACGCAGACCCTGAACTGGAAGCTGACGAACAGTAA
- a CDS encoding glutathione S-transferase gives MVRHLGLEVEEEIVPLDFPDTTARLAEISPTRKVPLLLWDDETVWDSLAIIEWLADRYPDAGVWPADPKARARARAISAEMHSGFPTLRRECPMDIRSRHGRPEMSEALANDILRVDAIWSSALEKSGGPYLFGAWSAADAVYAPVVTRFLTYDLPRSTTAQAYMVAVMSHPLMVKLAAEAAAEPWWIKYDENGRSAGFTSSEDS, from the coding sequence ATGGTTCGGCATCTGGGCCTCGAGGTCGAAGAGGAGATCGTCCCGCTGGATTTTCCGGACACGACGGCGCGGCTTGCTGAGATCAGCCCGACGCGGAAAGTGCCGCTCCTGCTCTGGGATGATGAGACGGTCTGGGACTCTCTTGCCATCATCGAATGGCTGGCAGACCGTTATCCCGACGCAGGGGTTTGGCCTGCAGACCCCAAGGCGCGGGCCAGAGCACGCGCTATCTCAGCAGAGATGCATTCAGGCTTTCCGACGCTCCGGCGCGAATGTCCGATGGATATCCGCTCGCGTCATGGCCGCCCGGAAATGTCCGAAGCGCTCGCCAATGACATTCTGCGCGTCGATGCAATCTGGAGCAGCGCGCTGGAAAAGTCTGGCGGGCCGTACTTGTTTGGTGCCTGGAGTGCAGCTGATGCGGTCTATGCACCTGTCGTCACGCGTTTCCTGACCTATGACCTGCCGCGCTCAACAACGGCGCAGGCCTATATGGTGGCCGTCATGTCCCATCCGCTGATGGTCAAGCTCGCCGCAGAAGCGGCGGCAGAGCCTTGGTGGATCAAGTATGACGAAAACGGCCGTAGCGCCGGCTTTACGTCTTCGGAAGATTCATGA
- a CDS encoding YciI family protein, whose amino-acid sequence MAQFLINARDKAGALPLRMENRPAHLDWAKAHADKILMAGPVFADDGETFAGSTFVVEFPTLADAKAWAADDPYAKAGLFDAVEIRPFRWLLGVGKPE is encoded by the coding sequence ATGGCGCAATTCCTGATCAATGCCCGCGACAAGGCTGGCGCGCTTCCCCTGCGCATGGAGAACCGGCCAGCTCACCTCGACTGGGCGAAAGCGCATGCCGACAAGATCCTGATGGCCGGACCAGTTTTCGCCGATGATGGCGAGACGTTTGCCGGGTCGACCTTCGTGGTGGAGTTTCCGACGCTTGCCGATGCCAAGGCGTGGGCGGCGGATGACCCGTACGCGAAGGCGGGTCTGTTCGACGCGGTGGAGATCCGTCCCTTCAGATGGCTGCTCGGCGTCGGAAAGCCGGAATAG
- a CDS encoding NAD(P)-dependent glycerol-3-phosphate dehydrogenase, protein MQTIGVLGAGAWGTALAATAAKAGRDVRVWALESEVAEALSAGKGNPVFLPGIDLPAMQASNDMSILAGCEAILAVVPAQHARASFERLAEHLSPGVPVLLCSKGIEKNTLSLMTDVVHETMPKATPAVLSGPSFAADVARGLPTAVTLACADVKLGQTLMQAIGRSAFRPYWSNDLIGAEIGGAVKNVLAIACGIVEGLELGKSAHAALISRGFAEMTRLAVAMGAQQQTLAGLCGLGDLVLTCSSTQSRNMSFGKALGQGRSAEDILAERNSVTEGVATAPALTELAAREGVAMPICYAVHEILAGQKNVDEAMTALLNRPFTHEGL, encoded by the coding sequence ATGCAGACCATTGGAGTATTGGGCGCGGGCGCCTGGGGAACAGCGCTTGCGGCGACCGCCGCGAAAGCCGGGCGCGATGTCCGGGTCTGGGCGCTGGAAAGCGAAGTTGCCGAGGCGCTGAGCGCTGGCAAGGGGAACCCGGTTTTCCTGCCGGGTATTGATCTACCCGCCATGCAGGCATCAAACGACATGTCCATCCTGGCTGGATGCGAGGCCATACTTGCGGTCGTGCCAGCCCAGCATGCGCGGGCAAGCTTTGAAAGGCTTGCCGAACACCTGTCGCCCGGCGTGCCTGTGCTGCTTTGCTCGAAGGGTATCGAGAAAAATACGCTGAGCCTGATGACGGATGTCGTGCATGAGACGATGCCGAAAGCCACGCCAGCCGTGCTGTCCGGCCCAAGCTTCGCGGCAGATGTGGCGCGCGGCTTGCCGACTGCGGTGACGCTTGCCTGCGCCGATGTGAAACTTGGCCAGACGCTGATGCAGGCCATCGGACGGAGCGCCTTCCGTCCCTATTGGTCGAATGATCTGATCGGTGCTGAGATTGGCGGGGCTGTAAAGAATGTGCTCGCCATCGCTTGCGGGATTGTCGAAGGCCTGGAGCTTGGCAAGTCGGCCCATGCGGCGCTGATCTCTCGCGGCTTTGCGGAGATGACGCGACTTGCGGTCGCGATGGGCGCGCAGCAGCAGACGCTGGCAGGCCTCTGCGGCCTTGGCGACCTTGTCCTCACCTGTTCGTCGACGCAGTCGCGGAATATGAGCTTTGGCAAGGCGCTGGGGCAGGGCCGGTCAGCGGAAGATATTCTCGCAGAGCGCAATTCGGTCACTGAAGGCGTCGCAACGGCACCTGCGCTGACAGAGCTCGCCGCGCGCGAAGGTGTCGCCATGCCGATCTGCTATGCGGTCCATGAAATTCTGGCCGGTCAGAAGAATGTCGATGAGGCAATGACCGCGCTTCTCAATCGTCCATTTACGCACGAAGGTCTCTGA
- a CDS encoding TetR/AcrR family transcriptional regulator, with translation MSDKSKTREQILDAAMNRIKHYGYGKTTMSEIASDCDMSAGNIYRFFASKLDIAEAMARQFNAELYQSYSEIARSNGPPAQRLRQVFHYNLDQTFDAIEREAKILEVAEVLGEERPLFMNEGLAQERIYLCTILEDGVERGDFAPIADCNYTAEMIQSALMKYRFPQLFSRLTLPKLRRELNGVLDIIIAGLAKGIEKTPETEH, from the coding sequence ATGAGTGACAAATCCAAGACCCGTGAGCAGATCCTCGATGCGGCCATGAACCGTATCAAACACTACGGCTATGGCAAAACAACCATGTCCGAAATCGCAAGCGATTGCGATATGTCGGCGGGAAATATCTATCGTTTCTTTGCGTCCAAGCTGGATATCGCCGAGGCAATGGCGCGCCAGTTTAACGCAGAGCTCTACCAGTCCTATTCAGAGATCGCGCGAAGCAACGGCCCGCCAGCTCAGCGCCTGCGTCAGGTCTTTCATTACAATCTGGACCAGACTTTCGATGCGATAGAGCGCGAAGCGAAAATCCTCGAAGTCGCAGAGGTGCTTGGTGAGGAACGCCCTCTCTTCATGAATGAAGGTCTGGCGCAGGAGCGCATCTACCTCTGCACAATTCTTGAAGACGGCGTCGAGCGCGGCGACTTCGCGCCAATTGCTGACTGCAACTACACCGCCGAAATGATCCAGTCGGCGCTGATGAAGTACCGGTTTCCGCAGCTTTTCTCCCGCCTCACCCTCCCGAAGCTCCGCCGTGAGCTGAATGGCGTCCTCGACATCATCATCGCGGGCCTCGCCAAAGGCATCGAAAAGACGCCGGAGACTGAACACTAA